ACCAGATCAGGGTCCATTTAAGTTACATCCACCATCCGGTGGTAGGCGATGCTACTTACGGCCCTAAAAGGAAACAACTCAGTCTCAAGAGACAGGCCCTTCACGCCAGGTCTCTGGGGTTTGTTCATCCTAAGACTAAAGAATATATGGAGTTTGTCACCCCGCTGCCTCAAGATATGGCGGATCTTGTAAGTGTTCAGCCACAAGGACACTAAGACACAAAGATTAAAGAATTATTTCTTAATAGCTCAACAGAGCAGTAACCCAGGAGTTAAAGACTTTTCTGAAAGTTCCAGAACGGCTGCTCTATTGCTCTACTGCTCTTTAAGACACATACTTTTTCGTGTCTTCGTGCCTTGGTGGCTGAACGGTCACCGGATTTTTTATTCAGGGATAGGGATAAAAATGCCTCTCCCGACAGTTGGCACAGAGAGGGATCCTGGAGTAATCACCAGATAGATCGGCTTCCAGGATCTCTTGACGTCTTGAACCTTCCCAAACGCCCATAATTCCTTCTTTGTCTACATTCCCAAAGATAGATTTACCCAAAAGGTCCCGGCAGCAAAGGACCACATCTCCGTTCCAGTAGATGTCTAAGGCGTGCCTTAACCGCCCGCAGGGCCTTTTCTGCTTAGTTTCAAACCCCAGGGTATCCACATACTTGATGTAAGGAAGCTGGTCTATCTCCTGACCGTCAATCACCATCGGAAGGTAAGCGCTTCTATCTTTGACCTGACCGGCCCAGGTATCAAAATATTGAATCCTGATCGTGTCTCCGTGCGCCACATCTAATCGGGCCCGCCACTTCCTGATAAAATCCGGTATTTCAGCCACCGTCTCTTTCATCTTGATAATCTGCAGCTCAATATGGGTCCCGGCCACAAGCTCCTGCCTCACCTTAAGAAGGCCCTGGACATTCTTGATAACCTGATCAAATTTGGCCCCGATTCTTAGCGACTCGTAAGTCTCTTTATTTACCCCATCCAGGGAGATGGTAAGCCGGTCAATTCCTGATCCCAGCAACTGACGGGCCTTTTCTTCCGTCAGAAGAGTGGCATTGGTGGAAAGGCCAACAAAATCGAGCCCAGCCTCTTTGGCATATTTGATCATTTGAGGGAGCTCAGGGTGAAGGAGGGGCTCGCCAGAGAGATAAAGAAGAAAAGACCTGGTTCCAATCCTGATGGCCTCATCGCATATCTTCTGGTAGATGGCCATCTTCATATAACCTACCGGCCGCGGCATTCTTCTTCCCGGACACATGACACAGTGGAGGTTGCAGTCATTGGTAACTTCGATATTGATATGGGCAGGGCCTTTCGATTTTGGATGGCGGATTATTCCGATTTCGGATTCCGCACCCATTTCGTAGGTACCCGCTATTTCGGATTGTTTGCCCATTTAACCTCTGACTTCTAAGCTCTCCAAGCCGCGACCGTTAGGGAGCGACCACCAAGGTTTTGGGATAGGCCCTAAACCGGCCGGGCCAGGGCCAGGCAGTAGACTTTAGCTGCTCCAGCTTCCAGTAATGCCCGGCTGCACTCATTCATAGTCGCCCCAGTCGTAAAGACATCATCAATTAAAAGAAGGGAACGGCCTTCTATTTCTTCCCGACGTCTTACCTTAAAAGCCCCTTTAAGATTGGTCAATCTTTGCTCTTTGGTCAGTTCAATCTGAGGAATAGTGAACCGTGTTCTAAGAAGATTTCCTGTTAAAAGAGGCAGATTCAGGTTGAGACTTACTATCTTAGACAGAAGCTCAGCCTGGTTAAATCCGCGGGACCTAAGCCGTCTCCGATGAAGAGGCACAGGCAGGATAAAATCAACCTTAAGCTCAGGCCAATATTGATCCGGGTATTCCGCCATGAGTCCCCCCAGGAGTCGAGCCAGAGCTTCTTTTTGACCAAATTTAAACAGGTGAATGGTTTTCCTTAAAATCCCCTCATAGATGCCTACCGCCCGGGCCTGGTGAAAACACCTTTTCCCTTCCCTGCATCCCCGACAAAGAGGGGCAGAGATTCCTTCAAAGGAGGGAGCGAGTGGAAGTCCACATCGCTCACACCACGGAGGATGAATCAATTGAATCTCTGCCCAACATTTAGGACAAACCGCCTCTTTTTCTTCCTCCTTCAAAAAGCGGCCGCAGATCAAGCAAACCGAAGGGAAAAGGAAGTCGACTATCAGTCGAAAAAGGTTTTTGAACACCTTCTATTTCCCTAACCGCCGACGTTGTATCTTGGTCCGTTTTCGTAATTTTTTATACTTATGCTTCCTGATCTTTTTTCTTCTCTTTTTAACTACACTGGACATAAATTAAGCCTCCTCTTAGCGCGGCAAAGCCCCAACCAATAATCAGGTAATCGGTAATCAGT
The DNA window shown above is from bacterium and carries:
- a CDS encoding radical SAM protein — translated: MGKQSEIAGTYEMGAESEIGIIRHPKSKGPAHINIEVTNDCNLHCVMCPGRRMPRPVGYMKMAIYQKICDEAIRIGTRSFLLYLSGEPLLHPELPQMIKYAKEAGLDFVGLSTNATLLTEEKARQLLGSGIDRLTISLDGVNKETYESLRIGAKFDQVIKNVQGLLKVRQELVAGTHIELQIIKMKETVAEIPDFIRKWRARLDVAHGDTIRIQYFDTWAGQVKDRSAYLPMVIDGQEIDQLPYIKYVDTLGFETKQKRPCGRLRHALDIYWNGDVVLCCRDLLGKSIFGNVDKEGIMGVWEGSRRQEILEADLSGDYSRIPLCANCRERHFYPYP
- a CDS encoding ComF family protein, which produces MFKNLFRLIVDFLFPSVCLICGRFLKEEEKEAVCPKCWAEIQLIHPPWCERCGLPLAPSFEGISAPLCRGCREGKRCFHQARAVGIYEGILRKTIHLFKFGQKEALARLLGGLMAEYPDQYWPELKVDFILPVPLHRRRLRSRGFNQAELLSKIVSLNLNLPLLTGNLLRTRFTIPQIELTKEQRLTNLKGAFKVRRREEIEGRSLLLIDDVFTTGATMNECSRALLEAGAAKVYCLALARPV
- a CDS encoding AURKAIP1/COX24 domain-containing protein; the protein is MSSVVKKRRKKIRKHKYKKLRKRTKIQRRRLGK